The following proteins are encoded in a genomic region of Saccharopolyspora antimicrobica:
- a CDS encoding MFS transporter, whose protein sequence is MSHTTIDEADTDQDFRRYLAARATSVTGSLVATVALPVLVYQLTGSPGWTSAIAVAEALPYLLFGLIAGAVADRADRRALMLIADFGGAALLATIPAAWAFGMLTAPHVLVVGFCVQTLFVIFDSANFGALPTLVGKQRLTAAYSKVYAATTLAELAIPPLTGLLVAIVSPAPLIAVNVITALASGLLVRSIVRPLSTPKDAAERRTTTSILADIRAGLAFLAHHRVVRTLTLVGTTHSVASGAYVAMLVPWADRVLGVPPSGDWRIAVLFSGWGVGGLLASRIVPRLNQRYGGARLALGALPVSLLCGCAVLLSTNWIAAALSATAWGAAYSTVVINSITYRQQISPDELQSRINTTCRMLSWGIGMPTGAALAGAVAMSGAGPRTGIATGVLVLLIGVIAAWCSPLRKEPRP, encoded by the coding sequence GTGTCCCACACCACGATCGACGAGGCCGACACCGATCAGGACTTCCGGCGCTACCTGGCCGCGCGCGCGACATCCGTGACGGGCAGCCTCGTCGCGACGGTGGCCCTGCCCGTCCTCGTCTACCAGCTCACCGGTTCACCCGGCTGGACCTCGGCGATCGCCGTCGCCGAGGCGCTCCCCTACCTGCTGTTCGGCCTGATCGCCGGCGCGGTGGCCGATCGCGCCGACCGCCGCGCCCTCATGCTGATCGCCGATTTCGGCGGCGCCGCGCTGCTGGCCACCATCCCGGCGGCCTGGGCCTTCGGCATGCTCACCGCACCGCACGTGCTCGTGGTCGGGTTCTGCGTGCAGACCCTGTTCGTGATCTTCGACTCGGCGAACTTCGGCGCGCTGCCCACGCTCGTCGGCAAGCAGCGCCTCACCGCGGCCTACTCCAAGGTCTACGCGGCGACCACGCTCGCCGAGCTGGCGATCCCGCCGCTGACCGGCCTGCTGGTCGCGATCGTCTCGCCCGCGCCCCTGATCGCCGTCAACGTCATCACCGCGCTGGCCTCCGGCCTGCTGGTCCGCTCGATCGTCCGTCCACTGTCGACGCCGAAGGACGCCGCCGAGCGCCGCACCACGACCTCGATCCTCGCCGACATCCGGGCCGGGCTGGCCTTCCTCGCCCACCACCGGGTGGTCCGCACCCTCACCCTCGTGGGCACCACGCACTCGGTCGCCAGCGGCGCTTACGTCGCCATGCTCGTCCCGTGGGCCGATCGCGTGCTCGGCGTGCCGCCGTCGGGAGACTGGCGCATCGCGGTCCTGTTCAGCGGCTGGGGAGTCGGCGGCCTCCTCGCCTCGCGGATCGTGCCGCGCCTGAACCAGCGCTACGGCGGCGCCCGCCTGGCGCTCGGCGCGCTGCCCGTCTCGCTGCTGTGCGGCTGCGCCGTGCTGCTCAGCACGAACTGGATCGCCGCGGCGCTGTCGGCCACCGCGTGGGGAGCCGCCTACTCCACTGTGGTCATCAACTCGATCACCTACCGCCAGCAGATCAGCCCCGACGAGCTCCAGAGCCGCATCAACACGACCTGCCGAATGCTGTCCTGGGGAATCGGCATGCCGACCGGAGCCGCCCTGGCCGGAGCGGTCGCGATGTCCGGCGCAGGCCCCCGAACCGGAATCGCCACCGGAGTCCTCGTCCTCCTGATCGGAGTGATCGCCGCCTGGTGCTCACCACTACGCAAGGAACCCCGCCCCTGA